A segment of the Daphnia pulex isolate KAP4 chromosome 10, ASM2113471v1 genome:
ttttctgtcaAATATTCATGCCTCCTGACATTACGGCTCAGTAAATCCACAGATATCGGTTTCATCTTTGCTTGTGTACTGTACAAATTGTGTTTGGACTTTTGTCATTTTGGTGTTCATTATTTGCTCATCGtaaaagttttcaacttttaacATCCTGTCAATTAGCCATTTCATTAAGGCCTTTGATTTGTTTGGAAATGTCataaaaattgtgttgtttgtaattgcaaaattatcaaatgagagaagcaaatatttttttacataagtATCGAAACCAAACCCCAAATCCTCCAGACAGTGTTCTTGCAGAGCACAAGGTGACCAGAACAAGATCTTGAAGCCACCACCATTCCAGTGGGACACGAGGTGCACCATGGAGGACGTCAATGGATTTCTTTAAATGACTATTCAAAGGGTATATACTGGCCATTTTCATAAGCTTCCCTTGCCAAAACAACTTTGCATTGGCCTAGAGAATGTCAGTGCCCAGTTGGTTTCTCTATAGATGTTTGCAAAACATGTTCATTCATCAAGAAGTTTGTGCTaaagttttgtttaaaattcatcattggatcctcgagTTCTTCagaatcaatcaaaatcaagTAAATTGAGATACATCCTGAAATTTAAAGTTGACAATGTAAACCAtctttaaagagaaaatgtcaagactttcaaataattttcagaTGGATTTGAAGATTAATCAGATTTGTGTTAGTGTCCTTTTCCTTTGATACATGAATatttttgtataaattttgatttcaatcttGGAAATGTCTACTCAAAACAGTGCGGTTGCCCTCCCTTtttactcctttttttttatacacaaTGTGcatcttttgtttgatatttttgtagtCGGAAATGTTTTAACGTAAATTTCAGAAGATTTTTCACATTGTGTCGATTCCTAATAAATGTTACCAGTCGTGGCCTTACGTCGTTCTTATAGTGATCGgaacttttcaatttttcccttCACTATTTGAATTCATTACTAAAGTTTTAATGTTTCGATTATCTTTCAGGAAACTTTTCGTTGGTGGCTTGAGCTGGGCAACAACCGACAGTAAGTTTATATCTTTAATTTTgttctatttcttttgtttatttatttatttataatttttctgcAGAGGAATTGCGAGAACATTTTGGCAAGTACGGTGAAATAGAAAGTATTACAGTCAAAATGGATCCCCAAACAGGGAGATCAAGAGGTTTTGCTTTTCTGGTTTTCAAGTCTGCTGAAAATTTAGACAAGGTAAAAATAATCATCCTATTACAGTTAAAAGTACCTTGCTAATCTGAGTTTTAAATAGGTAATGAATGCTGGAGAACATATAATTAATGGCAAAAGAGTTGACCCCAAGAAAGCAAAAGCCCGTTCTGGAAAGATATTCGTTGGTGGATTACCTCAAGATACCACAGAAGAAACTAttcgttcattttttggaACCTTTGGAAATGTAAGTATTTCTTTGCTAACTTTGCTAACATTCAATGGTTTAgaacccatttttattttctggttgTGTCTTTAGATTGTAGAAATTGAAATGCCATTTGATCGTGTCAAGAACCAAAGAAAGAATTTCTGCTTTATTACATACGACAACGAGAATGTTGTATTTGACCTACTGAAAACGCCAAAACAAGTCATAAATGGAAAGGAAGTTGACGTCAAGAAAGCAACTCCCAAACCAGATTCCTTTGGCCCACCAGCAATGAGAGGTGGAAGAGGTGGTCCAGGTGGTATGCGAGGCGCTCCACGAGGAAGAGGAGGTAGGATCTAATAGGAAAATTCACTGTTCAGTTGCTTTTGAACTGTTACAATTTTCAAGGTTGGGGCGGTTGGGGTGGTCAAGGCGGCTATGCAGCTGGAGGATACGGAGCTGGTTACGCAGGAGGATACGGCGGAGGCTATGGTGGCGGCTACGGATACGGCGAAGGTAATTTGAGtcagaatttgttttaaagttATGTCATACTCatgatattattttatttacaggataTGGATATGACTACTACGGAGGTGGATATGATTCGTACGGAGCTTACGGTGACTACAGTTACGGCGGATATGGTtaagattaatttttaaatgtgccCTGAATGTCAACTAGTATGACAGATGATGACGcttgaatttttcgttttttattccTAATGCAGGCGGTCAAGGGCAACAATACAGCGGAGGTAAACAGCGCGGCGCTGGACGCCAGGCGCCGAGACACCAACCTTATTAAGAATGTTAATCGATCCGGTCCTGCAATAGAAATGccatgtcttttttctttgtttttttttttctccctcattGACAGGACACTGTACAAACAGTTTTATTGTCTG
Coding sequences within it:
- the LOC124204405 gene encoding RNA-binding protein squid-like isoform X2, with the protein product MAANQDYTEDMAQGDFSNESYGDFQESETQQVQENAELNGNEAMEEATNGDGHEDSTSQDPLGKDEDRKLFVGGLSWATTDKELREHFGKYGEIESITVKMDPQTGRSRGFAFLVFKSAENLDKVMNAGEHIINGKRVDPKKAKARSGKIFVGGLPQDTTEETIRSFFGTFGNIVEIEMPFDRVKNQRKNFCFITYDNENVVFDLLKTPKQVINGKEVDVKKATPKPDSFGPPAMRGGRGGPGGMRGAPRGRGGWGGWGGQGGYAAGGYGAGYAGGYGGGYGGGYGYGEGYGYDYYGGGYDSYGAYGDYSGQGQQYSGGKQRGAGRQAPRHQPY
- the LOC124204405 gene encoding RNA-binding protein squid-like isoform X1 → MAANQDYTEDMAQGDFSNESYGDFQESETQQVQENAELNGNEAMEEATNGDGHEDSTSQDPLGKDEDRKLFVGGLSWATTDKELREHFGKYGEIESITVKMDPQTGRSRGFAFLVFKSAENLDKVMNAGEHIINGKRVDPKKAKARSGKIFVGGLPQDTTEETIRSFFGTFGNIVEIEMPFDRVKNQRKNFCFITYDNENVVFDLLKTPKQVINGKEVDVKKATPKPDSFGPPAMRGGRGGPGGMRGAPRGRGGWGGWGGQGGYAAGGYGAGYAGGYGGGYGGGYGYGEGYGYDYYGGGYDSYGAYGDYSYGGYGGQGQQYSGGKQRGAGRQAPRHQPY
- the LOC124204405 gene encoding RNA-binding protein squid-like isoform X4 — protein: MAANQDYTEDMAQGDFSNESYGDFQESETQQVQENAELNGNEAMEEATNGDGHEDSTSQDPLGKDEDRKLFVGGLSWATTDKELREHFGKYGEIESITVKMDPQTGRSRGFAFLVFKSAENLDKVMNAGEHIINGKRVDPKKAKARSGKIFVGGLPQDTTEETIRSFFGTFGNIVEIEMPFDRVKNQRKNFCFITYDNENVVFDLLKTPKQVINGKEVDVKKATPKPDSFGPPAMRGGRGGPGGMRGAPRGRGGWGGWGGQGGYAAGGYGAGYAGGYGGGYGGGYGYGEGYGYDYYGGGYDSYGAYGGQGQQYSGGKQRGAGRQAPRHQPY
- the LOC124204405 gene encoding RNA-binding protein squid-like isoform X7: MAANQDYTEDMAQGDFSNESYGDFQESETQQVQENAELNGNEAMEEATNGDGHEDSTSQDPLGKDEDRKLFVGGLSWATTDKELREHFGKYGEIESITVKMDPQTGRSRGFAFLVFKSAENLDKVMNAGEHIINGKRVDPKKAKARSGKIFVGGLPQDTTEETIRSFFGTFGNIVEIEMPFDRVKNQRKNFCFITYDNENVVFDLLKTPKQVINGKEVDVKKATPKPDSFGPPAMRGGRGGPGGMRGAPRGRGGWGGWGGQGGYAAGGYGAGYAGGYGGGYGGGYGYGEGYGYDYYGGGYDSYGAYGDYSYGGYG
- the LOC124204405 gene encoding RNA-binding protein squid-like isoform X5, giving the protein MAANQDYTEDMAQGDFSNESYGDFQESETQQVQENAELNGNEAMEEATNGDGHEDSTSQDPLGKDEDRKLFVGGLSWATTDKELREHFGKYGEIESITVKMDPQTGRSRGFAFLVFKSAENLDKVMNAGEHIINGKRVDPKKAKARSGKIFVGGLPQDTTEETIRSFFGTFGNIVEIEMPFDRVKNQRKNFCFITYDNENVVFDLLKTPKQVINGKEVDVKKATPKPDSFGPPAMRGGRGGPGGMRGAPRGRGGGYAAGGYGAGYAGGYGGGYGGGYGYGEGYGYDYYGGGYDSYGAYGDYSGQGQQYSGGKQRGAGRQAPRHQPY
- the LOC124204405 gene encoding RNA-binding protein squid-like isoform X3 — encoded protein: MAANQDYTEDMAQGDFSNESYGDFQESETQQVQENAELNGNEAMEEATNGDGHEDSTSQDPLGKDEDRKLFVGGLSWATTDKELREHFGKYGEIESITVKMDPQTGRSRGFAFLVFKSAENLDKVMNAGEHIINGKRVDPKKAKARSGKIFVGGLPQDTTEETIRSFFGTFGNIVEIEMPFDRVKNQRKNFCFITYDNENVVFDLLKTPKQVINGKEVDVKKATPKPDSFGPPAMRGGRGGPGGMRGAPRGRGGGYAAGGYGAGYAGGYGGGYGGGYGYGEGYGYDYYGGGYDSYGAYGDYSYGGYGGQGQQYSGGKQRGAGRQAPRHQPY
- the LOC124204405 gene encoding RNA-binding protein squid-like isoform X6, which produces MAANQDYTEDMAQGDFSNESYGDFQESETQQVQENAELNGNEAMEEATNGDGHEDSTSQDPLGKDEDRKLFVGGLSWATTDKELREHFGKYGEIESITVKMDPQTGRSRGFAFLVFKSAENLDKVMNAGEHIINGKRVDPKKAKARSGKIFVGGLPQDTTEETIRSFFGTFGNIVEIEMPFDRVKNQRKNFCFITYDNENVVFDLLKTPKQVINGKEVDVKKATPKPDSFGPPAMRGGRGGPGGMRGAPRGRGGGYAAGGYGAGYAGGYGGGYGGGYGYGEGYGYDYYGGGYDSYGAYGGQGQQYSGGKQRGAGRQAPRHQPY